A window of the Trichoderma asperellum chromosome 6, complete sequence genome harbors these coding sequences:
- a CDS encoding uncharacterized protein (EggNog:ENOG41~antiSMASH:Cluster_6.8), translating to MAGELLSGMNDNPPKVYKPGEIFIELPGCHHTVGENNLQTSSTQVIAIMVVDTEVVKTGGYAALTVLDEGW from the coding sequence ATGGCCGGCGAGCTTTTGAGTGGCATGAATGACAACCCACCGAAGGTATACAAGCCTGGAGAGATATTCATCGAGTTGCCTGGGTGTCATCATACTGTGGGAGAGAACAATCTTCAAACTTCCTCCACGCaggtcatcgccatcatggtGGTGGATACTGAAGTGGTCAAGACTGGTGGTTACGCAGCCTTGACCGTTCTTGACGAGGGTTGGTAA
- a CDS encoding uncharacterized protein (EggNog:ENOG41~antiSMASH:Cluster_6.8~SMCOG1039:aldo/keto reductase family oxidoreductase), with protein MLLSISDHSDMVISQNGGGVSTAHVNMMTDTIIANLPADGLRVVVRSLLVLFPEVTRAFEHETKKYITQRVASSLIPEDATPSLVDLGQTQQIARSMLGCGLSFESLQVFQNLVNRGTTVLLRTNNNDLFNVQTFLTSVDGDIVQAMTAVQKSLFVDTGARAMNDGEHNMVKDLYQSFMDCYDTIKMKIQDFPFERSLVSTAGILGLSRPALPGANQDLCNQIAIAEPPPQARETFQLNRRIVPRIFSGLWQMSSPAWGAASTVKIVEQFSKHVQQGFTAFDMADHYGDAEIVFGRFSSLYPHKDAIFTATKYCVFHPMAVSREAVQANVSERCRRLQTEKIDLLQFHWQFYENADYLKALQFLTEDSRVEIVGLCNFDTEHLLKVVESGVRIHTNQVQFSLIDSRPVFGMGSACEKHNIKLLTYGTLCGGFLADKWLGKAEPDIYDGSITPSQRKYFEMIRSWGGWRLFQELLTALRIVATKHQVDISNVATRWVLDFPYVGAVIVGARMGISEHTDENLRSFGWYLDSSDHDMLEAILKRSRRLDIYKSIGDCGTEYR; from the exons ATGCTTCTGTCAATTTCAGACCATTCGGACATGGTAATCTCTCAAAATGGCGGCGGGGTTAGCACGGCCCATGTCAACATGATGACAGACACCATCATCGCTAACCTCCCCGCTGACGGTCTTCGCGTGGTCGTTAGGTCACTTCTCGTCCTATTTCCGGAAGTTACGCGCGCATTTGAACATGAGACGAAAAAATACATCACCCAGAGAGTTGCGTCTTCATTAATACCAGAAGATGCAACTCCTAGTCTCGTGGACCTTGGACAGACGCAGCAGATTGCCCGCAGTATGCTGGGCTGCGGACTTTCCTTCGAAAGCCTTCAGGTGTTCCAAAATTTGGTCAATCGAGGAACCACTGTCTTGTTAAGGACGAACAACAACGATCTCTTTAATGTGCAAACATTTCTTACCAGTGTGGACGGTGATATCGTACAAGCCATGACCGCTGTTCAGAAATCTCTCTTTGTAGACACTGGCGCCCGAGCGATGAATGATGGAGAGCATAACATGGTGAAGGATCTCTATCAGTCATTTATGGACTGCTATGACACGATAAAGATGAAAATACAAGATTTCCCCTTTGAAAGAAGCCTAGTCTCAACGGCTGGGATTCTCGGCTTATCCCGACCTGCTCTTCCAGGTGCGAACCAGGATCTTTGCAATCAAATTGCTATAGCAGAACCTCCTCCACAGGCCCGAGAAACATTTCAGTTGAATAGACGCATAGTGCCTCGAATATTTTCAGGACTTTGGCAAATGTCGAGTCCTGCTTGGGGCGCTGCATCCACGGTTAAGATCGTAGAACAGTTCTCAAAACATGTACAACAAGGCTTTACGGCATTCGACATGGCTGATCACTATGGAGATGCTGAAATTGTATTT GGCCGCTTTTCATCTCTGTATCCTCATAAAGACGCAATATTCACAGCAACGAAATACTGCGTTTTCCATCCAATGGCTGTATCTCGCGAAGCCGTGCAAGCAAATGTCAGTGAGAGATGCCGACGGTTACAAACAGAGAAGATTGATCTACTGCAATTCCACTGGCAGTTT TATGAAAACGCTGACTACCTAAAGGCTCTCCAATTCTTAACTGAAGATAGTAGGGTCGAAATAGTTGGTCTATGCAATTTCGATACAGAGCATCTTCTTAAGGTAGTTGAGAGTGGCGTCAGAATACACACCAACCAGGTTCAG TTTTCTCTTATTGACTCGCGACCTGTCTTCGGAATGGGGAGCGCTTGTGAGAAACACAATATCAAGCTCTTGACATATGGTACACTG TGTGGTGGTTTTCTCGCCGATAAATGGCTCGGAAAGGCGGAGCCAGATATATATGACGGATCGATCACACCTAGCCAGAGAAAA TATTTCGAGATGATTCGCAGTTGGGGCGGCTGGCGTCTTTTCCAAGAGCTTCTTACTGCATTGAGAATCGTTGCTACAAAGCATCAGGTCGACATATCCAATGTCGCGACACGCTGGGTATTAGATTTTCCCTACGTAGGCGCGGTTATCGTCGGTGCACGCATGGGCATTAGCGAACATACAGACGAAAATTTGCGAAGCTTTGGATGGTATCTTGATTCCTCAGACCATGATATGCTGGAAGCTATTCTAAAGAGAAGTAGAAGGTTGGATATTTATAAGAGTATAGGTGATTGCGGAACGGAATATCGATGA
- a CDS encoding uncharacterized protein (EggNog:ENOG41), with product MNACLPCRKVKMKCRLSSQPASKCERCARKSLDCVFQQHRRGRKPGTKISKRKAIELPSTDAAAKKTPDYSRGTPSVAASGSAGDPGNLQPSGVLNQEAMRGKFSLRRILSTTDGDALEPPEKPLPARLEDPIELSILNLSMAKSLFENFITLLNPYISQLDPHLHTFDYVRKSSFLFTAVLAMSAKTFNPIVYNALYDHAQDLYTESFRNGTKSTEIVQAILILTYWKQPQDTRAWTSLGYAIRMCMDMGWHKLTAYSAASRTNVDETRRREVRNVERTWLVLFVYDRSISLQTGRPWMIERSPFIESIEAWCRDPIADRNDDLLGAFVTLRLMVSSIFSLHATNSRRGEKIPSENLEPLLSIKKASIERWERHWIQNVEQKQSSEEENCHEFLIRFYGTHFRLQLFSLPLQDVLSSEYSDSSLHLDIIWAAFTGAMDMLKLTSRHPSLLYFAQDSIHVMTAYSAAFLVKLLLSAPDIIVQDIESTVVDTIRAAAQAFSQGGATSGTSCELQARFLNNIATKLSQRRRNDAPALPNLPNMDNHASTNHNELDSTRFSFLPLETSQFVPQSLEQPNPDVFIFHPADLDPFFTDDCAWADIMSSTAFNTQNNAILA from the exons ATGAATGCCTGTCTCCCATGTCGGAAGGTAAAGATGAAATGCCGGCTGAGCAGCCAGCCGGCTTCTAAATGCGAACGTTGCGCGCGGAAGTCCCTTGATTGCGTGTTCCAGCAACATCGCAGAGGTCGAAAGCCTGGAACGAA AATCTCTAAGCGGAAAGCCATTGAGTTGCCTTCAACAGATGCGGCCGCCAAGAAGACGCCGGACTACAGCAGAGGCACTCCATCCGTCGCAGCGAGCGGATCAGCTGGAGATCCTGGTAATTTGCAGCCATCAGGTGTACTCAACCAAGAAGCAATGAGAGGCAAATTTTCGCTGCGACGCATATTAAGCACCACGGATGGCGATGCGCTGGAGCCGCCCGAAAAGCCTCTGCCAGCTCGCCTGGAAGATCCAATAGAACTGAGCATATTGAATCTCTCTATGGCCAAATCTCTTTTCGAAAA CTTCATAACTCTTCTGAATCCATACATCAGCCAGCTTGATCCTCATTTACACACTTTCGACTACGTTCGCAAATCATCGTTTCTTTTCACAGCAGTTCTTGCTATGTCTGCAAAGACATTCAACCCCATCGTGTATAATGCATTATATGACCATGCGCAGGACCTCTATACCGAAAGCTTTAGGAACGGTACCAAGTCGACCGAGATTGTTCAAgccattctcattctcaccTATTGGAAGCAGCCGCAGGACACACGAGCTTGGACTTCGCTTGGATATGCAATTCGTATGTGCATGGATATGGGATGGCATAAGTTAACAGCATATTCAGCAGCCAGCCGGACTAATGTGGATGAGACAAGGCGACGAGAAGTTCGTAACGTCGAAAGAACATGGTTAGTCTTATTTGTGTACGATCGAAG TATCAGCCTTCAGACAGGACGGCCCTGGATGATTGAGCGCAGTCCGTTTATAGAGTCAATCGAGGCCTGGTGCCGCGATCCAATAGCCGACCGAAACGATGATTTGCTCGGTGCATTTGTTACATTAAGGCTAATGGTCTCATCAATATTTTCTTTGCACGCTACCAATTCTCGACGGGGTGAAAAGATACCATCAGAGAATTTAGAACCTCTGCTTTccattaaaaaagctagcaTCGAGAGATGGGAGCGTCATTGGATTCAAAATGTCGAACAAAAGCAATCGTCAGAAGAGGAGAATTGCCATGAATTCTTAATCCGTTTTTATGGGACGCATTTTCGATTgcagctcttctctttgccattGCAAGACGTATTGTCGTCAGAGTATTCAGATTCATCGCTCCATTTGGACATCATTTGGGCCGCATTCACAGGCGCCATGGATATGTTGAAGTTGACATCGCGCCATCCATCATTGTTATATTTCGCTCAAGATTCGATTCATGTCATGACTGCTTATAGTGCGGCTTTCCTCGTCAAG CTTCTCTTATCTGCTCCCGATATAATTGTCCAGGATATAGAATCCACCGTGGTAGATACTAttcgtgctgctgctcaagcaTTTTCCCAAGGCGGGGCAACTTCTGGGACAAGCTGCGAGCTACAAGCAAGATTTCTTAATAATATCGCCACCAAGCTTTCCCAGCGGAGGAGGAATGATGCTCCAGCGCTACCAAATCTTCCAAACATGGATAACCATGCAAGCACTAATCACAATGAGCTGGATTCAACcaggttttcttttctgcctctAGAAACCAGCCAATTCGTGCCGCAGTCCCTTGAACAACCCAACCCCGACGTATTTATATTCCATCCTGCTGACCTTGACCCCTTTTTTACAGACGACTGCGCATGGGCAGATATAATGTCAAGTACTGCTTTTAACACTCAAAATAATGCAATATTAGCGTAA
- a CDS encoding uncharacterized protein (EggNog:ENOG41): MNACLPCRKVKMKCRLSSQPASKCERCARKSLDCVFQQHRRGRKPGTKISKRKAIELPSTDAAAKKTPDYSRGTPSVAASGSAGDPGNLQPSGVLNQEAMRGKFSLRRILSTTDGDALEPPEKPLPARLEDPIELSILNLSMAKSLFENFITLLNPYISQLDPHLHTFDYVRKSSFLFTAVLAMSAKTFNPIVYNALYDHAQDLYTESFRNGTKSTEIVQAILILTYWKQPQDTRAWTSLGYAIRMCMDMGWHKLTAYSAASRTNVDETRRREVRNVERTWLVLFVYDRSISLQTGRPWMIERSPFIESIEAWCRDPIADRNDDLLGAFVTLRLMVSSIFSLHATNSRRGEKIPSENLEPLLSIKKASIERWERHWIQNVEQKQSSEEENCHEFLIRFYGTHFRLQLFSLPLQDVLSSEYSDSSLHLDIIWAAFTGAMDMLKLTSRHPSLLYFAQDSIHVMTAYSAAFLVKVCVLSPLLSSQAFLH; the protein is encoded by the exons ATGAATGCCTGTCTCCCATGTCGGAAGGTAAAGATGAAATGCCGGCTGAGCAGCCAGCCGGCTTCTAAATGCGAACGTTGCGCGCGGAAGTCCCTTGATTGCGTGTTCCAGCAACATCGCAGAGGTCGAAAGCCTGGAACGAA AATCTCTAAGCGGAAAGCCATTGAGTTGCCTTCAACAGATGCGGCCGCCAAGAAGACGCCGGACTACAGCAGAGGCACTCCATCCGTCGCAGCGAGCGGATCAGCTGGAGATCCTGGTAATTTGCAGCCATCAGGTGTACTCAACCAAGAAGCAATGAGAGGCAAATTTTCGCTGCGACGCATATTAAGCACCACGGATGGCGATGCGCTGGAGCCGCCCGAAAAGCCTCTGCCAGCTCGCCTGGAAGATCCAATAGAACTGAGCATATTGAATCTCTCTATGGCCAAATCTCTTTTCGAAAA CTTCATAACTCTTCTGAATCCATACATCAGCCAGCTTGATCCTCATTTACACACTTTCGACTACGTTCGCAAATCATCGTTTCTTTTCACAGCAGTTCTTGCTATGTCTGCAAAGACATTCAACCCCATCGTGTATAATGCATTATATGACCATGCGCAGGACCTCTATACCGAAAGCTTTAGGAACGGTACCAAGTCGACCGAGATTGTTCAAgccattctcattctcaccTATTGGAAGCAGCCGCAGGACACACGAGCTTGGACTTCGCTTGGATATGCAATTCGTATGTGCATGGATATGGGATGGCATAAGTTAACAGCATATTCAGCAGCCAGCCGGACTAATGTGGATGAGACAAGGCGACGAGAAGTTCGTAACGTCGAAAGAACATGGTTAGTCTTATTTGTGTACGATCGAAG TATCAGCCTTCAGACAGGACGGCCCTGGATGATTGAGCGCAGTCCGTTTATAGAGTCAATCGAGGCCTGGTGCCGCGATCCAATAGCCGACCGAAACGATGATTTGCTCGGTGCATTTGTTACATTAAGGCTAATGGTCTCATCAATATTTTCTTTGCACGCTACCAATTCTCGACGGGGTGAAAAGATACCATCAGAGAATTTAGAACCTCTGCTTTccattaaaaaagctagcaTCGAGAGATGGGAGCGTCATTGGATTCAAAATGTCGAACAAAAGCAATCGTCAGAAGAGGAGAATTGCCATGAATTCTTAATCCGTTTTTATGGGACGCATTTTCGATTgcagctcttctctttgccattGCAAGACGTATTGTCGTCAGAGTATTCAGATTCATCGCTCCATTTGGACATCATTTGGGCCGCATTCACAGGCGCCATGGATATGTTGAAGTTGACATCGCGCCATCCATCATTGTTATATTTCGCTCAAGATTCGATTCATGTCATGACTGCTTATAGTGCGGCTTTCCTCGTCAAGGTATGTGTGCTGTCACCATTGCTCAGCTCTCAGGCCTTCCTCCACTAA
- a CDS encoding uncharacterized protein (TransMembrane:11 (o37-53i65-83o118-140i147-168o174-193i268-289o321-346i367-386o392-420i441-463o469-489i)) has protein sequence MEKHLERAVDEETPRNEDVSTTVIETSGLKRDLSSRHINMIAIAGMIGTGLFLSSGQAIATAGPAGALLAYIVMGLVTAGVSYTTGEITAFMPGTGGFIRHATKFVEPALGAATGWNFWYTMAITVPAEISAAATVIQFWNQSINPGAWITIFLVVIVALNLCGVRLYGESEVVFASLKIMLILGLIIGGLVIDLGGGPNHDRLGFRYWNHPGAFNDYIKTGATGHFLAFWKVMLTAAFSYGNIQVVAISGSETRTPRKAIPAATKKTFYRVLLFYVLSIFIVGLIVPYNDPSLAISTGTAQQSPFVIAFQRSGVKVVPSIINAVVCTSAISSGSACIFIASRTLYGLSCDGHAPHVFQRCNRFGSPYYAIGLTCLLLPLVYLNVANNTSVVFGWFVNITTVSGLIGWVVIEATYLRFYAGLKRQGYSRDALPYKSPLQPYVSWATLLVVSLVIIFSGFDVFVKGRFTAAGFLTCYLNIAIFIAIYVSFKICFKSKVIPVMEIDFETEFLSIQRDKDAAEVAV, from the exons ATGGAGAAACATTTGGAACGCGCCGTCGATGAAGAGACGCCTCGCAATGAAGATGTTTCAACAACTGTCATCGAGACAAGCGGCCTCAAACGAGACCTTAGCTCTCGTCATATTAATATGATTGCCATCGCAGGGATGATT GGCACAGGTCTCTTTCTCAGCTCAGGGCAAGCAATTGCAACTGCGGGGCCGGCTGGGGCGCTGTTGGCATACATTGTGATGGGACTTGTCACGGCTGGAGTTTCGTATACAACGGGCGAGATTACTGCATTTATGCCCGGAACCGGTGGGTTCATTCGGCATGCAACAAAATTCGTGGAGCCAGCGCTCGGTGCGGCTACAGGATGGAATTTCT GGTACACTATGGCTATAACTGTTCCTGCAGAAATTAGCGCAGCTGCTACAGTGATACAGTTCTGGAATCAGTCGATTAATCCGGGGGCTTGGATTACCATCTTTTTGGTTGTCATCGTTGCTCTCAACCTTTGTGGCGTACGTCTATATGGCGAG TCTGAAGTCGTCTTCGCATCCTTAAAGATTATGTTGATCCTCGGCCTGATTATTGGTGGTCTGGTTATCGATCTGGGAGGCGGACCAAATCACGACCGTTTGGGATTCCGTTACTGGAACCATCCCGGGGCCTTCAACGACTACATTAAAACGGGGGCAACAGGGCATTTTCTAGCCTTTTGGAAAGTAATGCTTACGGCTGCGTTCAGCTATGGCAATATACAGGTAGTTGCAATCTCAGGTTCAGAGACTCGGACGCCAAGAAAAGCCATCCCGGCAGCTACCAAAAAGACATTTTATCGAGTCCTGCTCTTTTATGTTCTTAGCATCTTCATTGTTGGCCTCATCGT CCCATACAATGACCCCTCTCTCGCTATTTCCACCGGCACTGCTCAGCAGTCTCCCTTTGTCATTGCGTTTCAACGATCCGGTGTTAAAGTCGTGCCGTCTATTATCAATGCAGTTGTATGCACTTCTGCCATTAGCAGTGGCTCAGCTTGCATCTTTATCGCGTCGCGAACTCTGTATGGTTTGAGCTGTGATGGACATGCACCTCATGTCTTTCAACGATGCAACCGCTTCGGATCACCTTATTATGCGATTGGACTGACCTGCCTCTTGCTACCACTCGTATACTTGAACGTTGCTAACAACACGTCGGTGGTGTTTGGCTGGTTCGTCAACATTACGACGGTTTCTGGGTTGATAGGCTGGGTGGTAATTGAAGCTACATATCTTCGATTCTACGCAGGACTTAAAAGGCAGGGTTATTCGAGAGATG CGCTTCCCTACAAAAGTCCACTGCAGCCATACGTTTCATGGGCGACCCTGTTGGTGGTAAGCCTCGTCATTATTTTTTCAG GGTTCGACGTATTTGTCAAAGGTCGCTTCACTGCCGCGGGGTTTTTGACCTGCTACCTTAATATTGCCATATTTATCG ctatatacgTTTCCTTCAAAATATGCTTCAAGTCGAAGGTCATACCGGTAATGGAAATTGACTTTGAAACAGAATTCTTATCAATTCAGCGAGACAAAGACGCTGCTGAGGTCGCAGTGTAG
- a CDS encoding uncharacterized protein (SECRETED:SignalP(1-17)~CAZy:GH28) produces MVHISNFILAALPAVFALSSASQHDLEGRSADVAQTEAHWANQASAQGRHFCYIKPDANGGDDAPAIMDALNNKCNSKSLVIFPGPVYNIQTNMTTLDLQDVIIYQFGRMLWSTDINYWLSVSMPVGFQNQSTVWYFGGHNVVWDGWGVGTLDGNGQVWYDWAKSQGNLAHRPMNINFRTLTNSVIRRLRFVQSQMWTMAITYSQHVDLDDIYVNSTSSSQWSTLNTDGCDTIYSDSITFRRWFISNGDDAIALKMNSSNIAVYDSYFENGQGIAIGSMGQYNGEYEHLENFYARNITLKNTAHVSYLKTWAGISRGYPPNGGGGGLGVARNITIEDVKLIGGRQQPLFAWQCENYSGYAGQDCDSSLFKIEDITWRNIQGTVGPGVTEAVYLQCSSAAGGCDNIEVTDFNVTVASNGKPLVVWDCFNVNDPIGFTCTESQAQKMSADETGGHGTNN; encoded by the coding sequence ATGGTACATATTTCGAATTTCATTCTAGCGGCATTGCCTGCTGTCTTTGCCCTCTCTTCAGCATCCCAGCATGACCTTGAAGGTAGAAGTGCAGATGTGGCTCAGACTGAGGCCCACTGGGCAAACCAAGCATCAGCCCAAGGCCGTCATTTTTGTTACATAAAACCAGATGCCAACGGAGGCGATGATGCTCCAGCTATTATGGATGCTCTCAATAACAAGTGCAACTCTAAGAGCCTCGTCATATTCCCAGGCCCTGTCTATAATATACAGACAAATATGACAACTCTGGATCTTCAAGATGTTATCATCTATCAATTTGGCCGCATGCTCTGGAGTACCGATATCAACTACTGGCTTTCGGTATCTATGCCGGTTGGCTTCCAAAACCAGAGTACGGTTTGGTACTTTGGAGGCCACAACGTGGTTTGGGATGGCTGGGGTGTCGGTACCCTCGATGGCAACGGCCAAGTATGGTATGACTGGGCAAAGAGCCAAGGAAACCTGGCCCATAGACCTATGAACATCAACTTCCGCACCCTCACAAACTCTGTCATACGAAGGCTACGCTTTGTTCAGAGCCAGATGTGGACAATGGCCATCACTTACTCCCAACACGTGGATCTGGATGATATCTACGTGAACAGTACCTCGTCGAGCCAATGGAGCACCCTGAATACCGATGGCTGCGATACCATCTATTCGGATAGCATAACTTTCAGAAGGTGGTTCATTTCCAATGGTGACGATGCCATTGCACTGAAGATGAATTCCAGCAATATCGCTGTCTATGATAGCTATTTTGAGAATGGGCAAGGTATTGCCATAGGCTCCATGGGCCAATACAATGGCGAATATGAACACCTGGAGAATTTTTATGCCCGAAACATCACTCTCAAGAATACTGCTCACGTCTCCTATCTGAAAACATGGGCTGGTATCTCGAGAGGTTATCCTCCcaatggcggcggtggtggactTGGTGTGGCGCGAAACATCACGATTGAAGATGTGAAGCTGATTGGCGGACGACAACAGCCATTGTTCGCATGGCAATGTGAAAACTATTCTGGATACGCTGGGCAGGACTGTGATTCTTCGTTATTCAAGATAGAGGATATTACATGGAGAAATATCCAAGGAACTGTGGGACCTGGTGTGACGGAAGCAGTGTATCTCCAATGCAGCTCGGCTGCTGGAGGCTGCGATAACATCGAGGTGACAGACTTTAACGTGACCGTCGCGAGCAATGGTAAACCGCTGGTTGTTTGGGACTGCTTCAACGTCAATGATCCCATAGGATTCACATGCACAGAATCACAAGCCCAGAAAATGAGTGCTGATGAGACTGGTGGACATGGCACCAATAACTAA
- a CDS encoding uncharacterized protein (EggNog:ENOG41~TransMembrane:12 (i58-81o101-121i128-148o154-174i186-206o218-238i259-281o293-313i320-341o347-369i381-403o423-445i)) has translation MMASTTTAIELATSSASSNTGSLRNSNGRKNEVSKAFTVTDHVLEASREADSTAPEGGYGWVIVAGGFVLLWWSLGTTYAWGVMQTALVADGLADPAVLSFVGSLQAALISALAIVNSLVVRKTGVRAAAMLGAACMGGSEILSSFTIHNVGALFFTSGVVMGIGVSLCFAVISTVPSQYFNTKRGLANGFMFAGSGFGGAAVSFALDSLIQKLGIAWAYRILGLMTLATGLPAAWLMKERIPVERRGFIEWKLFKSPTFVLIFVGSAIGTFPLFVPPFFIPLYTRSLGFSPNVGAGLVAGFSLSSAAGRILSGFASDKVGSINTVLVSLVLTAITMLAIWPTSTELGPLIAFVVINGAANGAFFSTMPTAISKVFGSARVAIAMSMVVTGWVGGYLLGAPIAGYILEAFGGTDGGLHAYRPAMFYAGALALVSGIFILAARFYINKSLLAVV, from the exons ATGATGGCTTCGACCACGACCGCCATCGAGCTTGCCACGAGCTCTGCTTCCAGCAACACAGGGAGCTTGCGCAACTCCAATGGCAGGAAAAACGAGGTCTCCAAAGCATTTACCGTCACCGACCACGTCCTCGAGGCGTCGCGCGAGGCCGATTCGACGGCCCCTGAAGGCGGATACGGCTGGGTCATCGTAGCCGGCGGCTTCGTTCTGCTATGGTGGTCACTCGGCACGACGTATGCCTGGGGCGTGATGCAGACCGCCCTGGTCGCTGATGGCTTGGCTGATCCGGCTGTTCTCTCGTTTGTGGGATCGCTGCAGGCAGCGCTGATCTCGGCGCTGGCAATTGTCAACTCCTTGGTGGTGCGAAAAACTGGAGTccgcgcagcagcaatgctGGGCGCGGCGTGTATGGGCGGCAGCGAGATCCTGAGCAGCTTCACGATCCACAACGTTGGCGCACTGTTTTTCACGTCGGGGGTAGTGATGGGGATTGGAGTCAG TCTTTGTTTCGCC GTCATCTCTACAGTTCCATCACAATATTTTAATACCAAACGCGGCCTAGCCAATGGATTCATGTTCGCTGGAAGTGGGTTTGGAGGCGCTGCAGTCAGCTTTGCTTTAGATTCTTTAATCCAAAAACTAGGCATTGCGTGGGCGTACCGCATCCTTGGCCTCATGACTCTTGCTACAGGTCTCCCAGCCGCATGGTTGATGAAGGAGAGAATACCTGTTGAGAGGCGAGGGTTTATTGAATG GAAGCTGTTCAAATCCCCAACATTTGtgctcatcttcgtcggcaGTGCGATTGGAACTTTCCCTTTATTTGTCCCGCCGTTCTTTATTCCATTATATACAAGATCACTGGGCTTCTCGCCCAACGTTGGCGCCGGCTTGGTTGCAGGCTTCAGCTTGTCTTCCGCCGCCGGTCGCATCCTCTCAGGCTTTGCTTCCGATAAAGTCGGCTCGATTAATACCGTACTTGTGTCGTTGGTCTTGACTGCTATCACAATGCTTGCAATTTGGCCAACTTCTACGGAACTAGGACCGCTCATTGCCTTTGTCGTCATCAATGGTGCTGCCAATGGAGCTTTTTTCTCCACCATGCCAACTGCTATCAGCAAAGTGTTTGGTAGTGCCAGGGTGGCTATCGCCATGAGTATGGTAGTAACCGGCTGGGTTGGAGGCTATCTCCTG GGCGCTCCAATCGCGGGCTACATCTTAGAAGCATTCGGTGGTACTGATGGTGGATTGCACGCGTACCGCCCTGCCATGTTTTATGCCGGTGCGCTTGCGCTTGTCTCTGGCATTTTTATACTAGCCGCACGATTTTATATCAACAAGTCTCTTCTGGCCGTGGTGTAA